One Vicia villosa cultivar HV-30 ecotype Madison, WI linkage group LG5, Vvil1.0, whole genome shotgun sequence genomic window, atgaattatgtttaatttatttaatttaatttaggatttgaataatataattagggttaaataataaaattagaattaggactagggtttagaattatattttcccgattattttgattactcgattattcgagttaattaatttaattaattttaactataaaaatcacaaaaaccctagaaaggtttattcgtccattagggttcgcccaatcccattggccacttggccgtagttttttaggatttaatttgttactcattccgactaaacctattggtcgcaatgattaacaatcgattaatttaattaatcaaatccaataataaaaacatcaattccAACTTCCCCTTTAAACGGATAAAtgacggatgaatatctattacatcccgccttcgaattagtcgactctctatgtcgtactgatcaaatatctgaataaagcaataaaatataaaattaaaacacattcaatttgctgccctcgatgatcgaatctatcgatcagagtaaccagcaatgccccattaatctgttaactataatgatcaaacctattgatcatcgcaactaacggtaacatgtcaaaaaagggttgtacgcccaaatctaaaacacactaaaccacgatactacaaaattcatctcttctacactgcgatgttcacaactacgataaggtaattcaaaataccttcgaacttcgcatttcaacaactacgataaggctattcaaaaagcctccaaacacctccataatcaattcaaaggcgtacaaacctgtgcccgaactacgttgactctgattctccctaaggagatacgtaggcacttggataaccaaggcgagtcccccctccctaaaatctcaattcacttaaaatctcaatttttcccttttcacttctttagctattatcctaaatattttagccataatccttaaccttagatacaaaccttaggaaagggttgagggtgcctaacacattccctcgacctgattataataacttaccccgatctctaaactgcgtagggtttcctattcgcccttcagaataggtggcgactctaaacctttaatttttagggcaggttgctacagatgcACATAACAATCAGGATAGATTCATACACTATAAAGTCATATACAATTTAAAATGAACCTCGATATCATGTATTCAAATCTCACCCACAACGCAATCAAACTCATACAATTCATACAAACTTGCTTATAATCATACCCACAACTCATCGTCATGCACTAAAACCCATTCATATATTTTATTCATGTAATGCACCTCATGACAACAACTCGAGtcaacatgcatgtggtaccatatcaTCAAAAGGTTCCTTAGCAAACAGGATTTGCCCTACTCGAATCCCGAATCCACCCTGCTCGGATTGTAACTTGTCTTTTTCATCAATAACAATGATATCATGAATGCATGTTAAAACACGTCAATGAAACAACAACATAATGTTTAAAGTACTCTTGCGACAATAAACAAAACATGCATTGGCCAAACAATAATAGTCCTCCCTACCCGAACTATTATTCACCAATCACAAAAGCAACATAaatcataacacaacaacatcataatcatcatcaacatcatacataacaacatcataatcatcatcaacatcatacaCAACAACTTCATGATCATATCAACATCATGCTTAAACGGCAACACATACTTATCACAACTCATAATTGTTCAACAcaacatcatcattatcatcttaCACAACCATTGATTAATGTTACAACAATCGAACAACAATATCCACAAAATCAACTCAACAATTACATAATCATATACATAATACAttcaatcatgtcaattcattATAACATCAACATTTCATTATGATAACATGTAATTTGGAATTACGcttcaaacataatttttttcaaaaatcacacAACATCAATCGATTGCACTAGGAGTGTAATGGATTGCACTGCAACCTATTTCACTACTACCAGTTCAAAAATCGCATTTAGACTGCAttatgcaatcgattgcaccgaCTTTAAAATCCAAAAATTCCAGTTTTCTGCATGTTCATCTTGTACCTTCCAATACCCTTCATACCACAAATATGTCCAATTAAAATTATTCAAACTCTGCAAAATCACCCTCTAACATAACTATAACACAAATTATCCTAAAAACATCaactttatataatttatatcCTGATTTGATTCTTATAATTATGGCCTACAGTCTCTAATTTTGACATAACTCCACCAACAACCATTAATACATGAGAAAACACATTCAACAATAGCACTACAACAATTACCACATCAGTTCTTGTCAAAGTATAATTCAAATCATTCATTCATCACATTCATCACTAGACAATAGATAAACCATAAGTCCTATTGGAGGTTAAGAGAAACCTCTATACCCTTTCATGATTTAGGCACCCTTAAATGAATAATTCTCCCTTACCTGAATTTTCTAGTAAAATTGATCAATCCTTGAACTTTTCTCTCTTAAgtcttctcttgccctagccttcattttctcttttctctaAGAAATTCTACGTATCAGTAAACTAATTTCACATATAATTCTATTTATTCACCCTATAACAATTCCCTTAATTTATTTTACTCTCATTCCCTTCACTTACTCACAAAAATCTAATATTAACATTTCtcctttattttctattttatttaaataataaactaaaatattattttaattaataaaataattttaaataaatataccaACTTCTAATTACTCTCCACCATCTCCTCTCAAGGTCACACACCCTATCACActtatttattcaaataatttaataaaagtaCTCTTTATTCTAATTATTAAGATTCTAAATAATTTCTATCAACTCCAACAAGTCATAACTTATTCTCTACACCTCTATCTATAGGAGATTCACCGTACCCTCCCATTTATCTAATTATTCACACacaacaattaaataaatcacaTATAAATCACAAAATTCACAAATAACTCAATTaaaatagtttaataaaaattgggatgCTATAGGGTTTATGGTTTTCCAAAGTTCCTTGGTCGTTGCAATATCTTCGTGTCGGAATTGTGGGATTTGTATAAAGGCCTCAAGTTAACATTATATCGAGGTTTTATGAAAGTTGAGGTTAATTATGATTCTTCCATGGTAATCCGAGCAATTGATAAAAGGTGTTCCAGTAAGATAGAGAGTTtgacaattattaattaaattcgaAGGATAATGGATAATTTTGAAGAGGTGATTGTTTGGCATTTCTGCAAAGAGGCAAATAAATGTGCGGATATGCTAGCTACTGTTGGTTGTAGGATTAGATCTGACATATTTACTTTGATGTAGCTCCTGACTTTAGAGCGAGCTTGCTTGATGAGGATACTAGAGGTGTTTCCacctttttttttacaaacaaaaACTTAATTCATTTCATTATATAATAAAGATGCAATACAAGGAGGATTCATGTAGAACAAGCTACGTCTAGTCCAAGAATCAGTCGCTTTTGCTAACGTAtgagcaaccgaattcgcttggcgttttacaaactttacctcaaagttaggAAAAGAAAGCAACAAAGATTTAATGGAAGAAATAATACAACTAAACTCAGAAATACCAGTATGATTGGATTGGATGGCTTGAGTAACGCTTTGGGAATCACTCTCGAAGATAACGTGATCAAAGTTCAAATTAATAGCACTAATCATAGCCTCCTTAAGGGCCAAAGCTTCCATCTCAAGAATTGGAGAGAGACCGAAATCCCACGTGGTACCCGGTACCACAAAGAAACCCAAATTATTCTTCACACACCAACCACGGTTCGAGGTGCCGTGAATAATGTTAAAACCCACACCCACATTGCACTTAACCATTCCAACCCTCGGCGGACTCCAAATCAAGCTTGTTACCTGGTCAGGAACACGGGTAACACTCTCTTGATCCATATGCCATTCTTGCCATCCAGATAGTGCATGTAACCCGAGTTTGGAGTACTTATCACTCTCGTTATTCCAAATCAAATTATTTCTATTTCTCCATATCACTTCGATCATTACCGCAACTCTCCCCGCCGTCAACTTATCTTCTCGGCTATACACAtcaaaaatcaaggaagaagCGTCAGTAAAATTAGATAACCGAGTCTCAATAACATTGGATAGGCCGGCTATCCTCCAACATCGATTAGTAACGTCACACCCAAACAGAACATGCCAAGTGTCCTCCACCGGATGCTCACAAAACGGGCACGAAGTCGGGCACAGAACATGATGCTGACGAAGTCTAGCTCTAGTTGGAAGGCACTCTCTACAAATTCTCCACAGCAAATGTTTGACTTTTGGAGGAGCCTTAATATTCCAAAGACTATACCAATCCCCATCCACCCTATGAAAACCTGCCCTCCCTTGTTCCTTTCTCCATAATTTATACCCCGACTGCACACTATAACACCCATTTTGCTTGTGAGTCCAATTCCACATATCTTCAACCACATCTTCAACTAACGGAACTTGAAGAATATTATCCGCCACTACACAATCAAACAAGTCTCTTATAACGCGAGCATTCCAAAATTTCCCATTTGGTGACAAGAGATCATGAACAGTAATATATCATACACACCTCGTCTTTGAGGCCCCTGCACACTCCCTTCTattcttcctcgaatccaaggTGAAAACATCATCGGAATGTTCCTCCCATCTCTAATACACCACCTACAACCAAGAGTCAAAATTTTCCTAGCTTGCCAAATACTACGCCAAACAAAGCTAGGATTATTACCTAAATTAGCATCAAAGAAGGACATTCTAGGAAAATACCTCGCTTTGTAACATCTTGCCACTAATGAATGAGGTTTTGACAAAAAATGCCAACCcctttttgccaccatagccATGTTGAAAGCCTGAAGATCCCGAAATCCAAGCCCCCCGTCATTCTTCGGCCCCGTCAATTTATCCCATGATATCCACCTAATACCTTTATTATTTTGTCCTCCTCCCCACCAAAAGGAATTAAGCATTTTTTCGATATCATCCACAATCCCATCCGGTAGGATAAAAAGGCTCATAACATACGACAGTATGGATTGGATCACCGATTTTATCATAACCTCCTTTCCTGCTCTGGATAAAGGTCTACTTCGCCAGGAGTTAATCTTCCTCCAGATCCTATCCTTCACGTAGCCAAAAATCGCCTTCTTTCCCCGCCCTATAAGGGAAGGAAGACCCAAGTAAGTACCAGTACCTACCACATGCCTCACTTCCATAATGTTTGCCAGATCTTCTTGGGCTGCTCTACTGAGATTCCTACTAAAAACCACCTCTAACTTCGCCAAATTTATCTCTTGGCCAATAGTGTCCTGTTTTGGCCTTAAATAACTTATCAAAATACTCTTTAGCAACACCACACAAACCCTCATGACTTTTAATCTCTTGGCCCCCCTCATCATGAAGCATATGTATCTTCTGAAAATTCCTGCGCACCGTAGCGGAACGATGGAAAAACTTTGTAGTAAGATTACCATCACACAGCCAGTGCACCTTTGCTCTTTGATGCTAATATATATCATCCCTAATCAACACTTTATTATAATCATTATGAGTAGCCATATACTTCGCAATATTAGCCGGGTTCGAACTACTGCAGAGAGCTTCAAGTGTCACCCTTAAACTATCCCTTTCTGCGTTATGGTGTTTGATACGACCCCGATTCCAGCGATCTACAGTTGAAGCACAACTAGCAATCCGATCTGTAACATTATGACTACCTTCAGGCAACCATCCATCACTAATCACTTCCTCCACCCCGGCTTCTTTCAGCCACCAGTTCTCAAATTTGAAGCCTTTCTTCGTCTGTTTATGAATCAGCGGATCACAGCATAGTAAAATAGGACGCAAATTATGTAACTTAGAATTAGGAAACAATTGGAGCCAATCAGAGTTTGCAAGAGATCTATCATGTCTTTCTTCAATCATGTGAGCAGTCCCTCTACTCTTAACCCACGTGAACGGATGACCTTCCAGCGGGATATTAGTAAGGTTGCAGTCTCCGACAATTTGTTGAAAACCAGCACACAACCACTCAGGGTGAGGGTGTAAatcttgtttgtcattttgaGATAATAGATCATTAAAATCACCGATAATGCCCCACAGAATGCTCGACATGTTCCTCAAGTCACGAATCATATCCCACGCTTGCCTTCTCCTACTACGTTCCGGAAAACCATAATAACACGATAGCCTCTGTTGCACCCctaaatttgccctctttatttgagccatAAGTTATCCATGACGTTTAtatcgtcattcaaaaattgaagaaaatcaataaaaagTTCTGGTGGTTTTAAAGAAGCGcaatgtgaaaaatggtttaaacagtggaaatacgagaaaattcacaaatctTATTTTGAAGGTGGTATGAGCGGAGTTCCCGCTTTGGccccgactgtttcgacgatatctacaacatTCGTGTTCGGATCGGAAGccagttctttgaggaaggtcgtcaaatttgcaaattacttgagattttgcagtgaaaaatggtgctaaatGTAGGGTTTcgtgcctcggaaaattcatatctcacaatccgctcgtcggatttgctctaaaatttaactggagctccgtgccatcattaccaagatttcatatgttcggaccgaaggccaattatgcactgaaaactcccagcattttgaGGAACGTCGTAGTCTTTCGGTAAAAAGTgcattttcgggtatgtcgcgccaagtttgaaaattcataacttcttcgatttttatcgtatgaagtccatttcGGCGGaattttctcagaaatttcgttagcttcgattcttcgtcacacatgcttgttcagattttgggcCGATGATGGAGTTTTATCAGGTTCTTTGAGCGGTgcgcacaaaattctgcacagtcgcgcctgatgaatcgacgtttctcgtcattcaaacgcgcgtaatttcttcatcgcttatcgaaTTGAGACGATTATCGCGGCGAagagtcacgaatttggtcatcttcataatggcattggtttcgttccgtaattcagagccgaaccgagtttcctcgaaaacgagtcaaaaaagagataattaagggcgttttggacgTTTCACCATTCACACTATATAAGCTATTTTCCTTCACATTCTCTCATATCTTCAATTCAcccaaaaaaatccaaaacactttctctcaattctctctcaatttctttgaatcaaaactacaaaaactcacaaaaacttcatcaatcatcatcaattcaagatcaaatcttaaGAACAAATGAAGATAAAAGCAAGCATCAAGAACCGTTCCTCCGATTGAAGTGTCACACACCTCTCTCTTCTCTCCCTAGGATCTCACGCCACTCTCCCTCCCTAGATCTCTCGGATTcacgttcgtgtcgtgttcgcgtcgtgttcaTGTTCATCTGATCTTGATCTCTTCGTTTGATCCGATAAATTCACTATAAATCTTGTTAGATCATTGAATTTGTTGCTTGATccgaattaatataataattgatgatgatgtttgaTTGTCGATGGATGATTTTTGATCATTGATGATAATAATCGCTTGTTGTTTGAATGATTCATGTTGATCTTGCTTAATTGATTCAAATGTGAAACTTAAATGTGGTGTGTGTTAATAATTGTTGATGTTGCTCTTGAATTTAAAATTGGCACATAACATGTTTGTTAAAATGAGTGTGAGAGTTGATTTTTTACTATAATTGATGAAACATTGAGTGGCATTGTCGTAGTGACTAATTGATGATACTACTTCATGGTTTAGTGGGAATTTTATGAGTTTTAGTGGCAATTCAAGTGATATAATAGTGCAGGAAGTTTATGGTGTTTTTGTCGATGTTTTGGCACTTTAAAACGCATAGAAATCATGGTTGCATAAACATATAAATGCTGAATTTTTTGGTGATGTTTTAGTGTTGATTTGTTGACTTTTAAGTGCTATTTCATTGATTTAATATTGCTGGAAAATTAGTTCATGTCATGTTTAGGTGAATTGTGCAATGGTGGAATTGATTTTGTTGGTGAAAATGCTTGGCAATGCTTGATGTTGATTTGTTAATGATTCTATTTGTTGAGATGTTGCATAAAAAAGTGTGGGTTGATGCTTAAGTTCTACACTTgttttgatgtatgttgagagtgTGATAGAAATTTTGTTTTGGTTGAAACTTGTTTGGCACTTCAATGTTATATTGATGTTTGATTTACCACGTAAAAATGTTTCTaaatttggtttgatttttgattaCACTTGTGTTGCTATTACCACTTTAAAACCATGTTCCATGTCCAAATTTCACTTACAAGTATATGCTATCTTTTACCAACTTATATGAAACTTTGTATTGAGTTTGGTAATGATTTTAAGGCTTTTTTGGGGACTGGTTTTTCATCAATAAAGTGCAGCAAGTTTGATACTCTAATTGCTACTTGAAACCATGTTTTCATGTCATATTTCTACTTGTAAACATGTGCTATCTTTGTGCTATTGTGGTGA contains:
- the LOC131604464 gene encoding uncharacterized protein LOC131604464, encoding MAQIKRANLGVQQRLSCYYGFPERSRRRQAWDMIRDLRNMSSILWGIIGDFNDLLSQNDKQDLHPHPEWLCAGFQQIVGDCNLTNIPLEGHPFTWVKSRGTAHMIEERHDRSLANSDWLQLFPNSKLHNLRPILLCCDPLIHKQTKKGFKFENWWLKEAGVEEVISDGWLPEGSHNVTDRIASCASTVDRWNRGRIKHHNAERDSLRVTLEALCSSSNPANIAKYMATHNDYNKVLIRDDIY